A part of Cannabis sativa cultivar Pink pepper isolate KNU-18-1 chromosome 6, ASM2916894v1, whole genome shotgun sequence genomic DNA contains:
- the LOC115695112 gene encoding uncharacterized mitochondrial protein AtMg00310-like, producing the protein MQVQEAGVDSMYLGLPSTVRRNKNAVLGFLKEKMKKRISSWEGKFLSRAGKEVLIKSVVQSLPSYAMNVFLFPIGTCNELERMMASFWWKSKRAHNNGSGIVWMSWDRMTRSKADGGLGFRSLRDFNLAMLGKQGWRLLFRHDSLVSKVFKARYYPQGDYLSAELGSNPSFIWSSIFAAKDTVQLGLRKGIGSSLTVKITSDPWLPLLDRASPVPTVPRLENFMVSSLFQIHSRSWDAEVVNDLFTPDDAATILGIQIKQSVAGDYWYWFVEKNGLYSVRSC; encoded by the coding sequence ATGCAAGTTCAAGAAGCTGGGGTAGATAGTATGTACTTAGGCCTCCCAAGCACGGTTAGGCGTAATAAAAACGCTGTGTTGGGTTTTCTAAAAGAGAAAATGAAGAAGCGAATAAGCAGTTGGGAGGGCAAATTTTTATCTCGTGCTGGCAAGGAGGTCCTTATAAAATCGGTAGTCCAATCTCTTCCTTCGTATGCCATGAATGTCTTCCTTTTTCCTATTGGTACATGTAATGAACTTGAGAGGATGATGGCAAGTTTCTGGTGGAAATCAAAGAGAGCTCATAATAATGGGAGTGGCATTGTTTGGATGAGCTGGGACAGAATGACAAGGTCTAAAGCTGATGGCGGATTGGGTTTTAGGAGTTTGAGAGATTTTAATCTCGCTATGCTTGGAAAGCAAGGGTGGAGACTTTTATTCAGACATGATTCTCTTGTAAGCAAAGTCTTCAAGGCTCGATACTACCCACAAGGTGACTATTTGTCTGCTGAGTTGGGGTCTAATCCTAGCTTCATTTGGAGTAGTATTTTTGCTGCTAAGGACACAGTTCAGCTTGGTCTAAGGAAAGGCATAGGGTCTAGTTTGACTGTGAAAATAACCAGTGATCCTTGGCTGCCTTTACTTGACAGAGCTTCTCCTGTTCCCACTGTTCCGAGACTTGAGAACTTTATGGTTAGCAGTTTGTTTCAAATTCATAGCCGCTCCTGGGATGCTGAAGTAGTTAACGACCTCTTTACTCCTGATGATGCTGCAACTATCCTTGGAATTCAAATAAAACAGTCAGTTGCGGGTGATTATTGGTACTGGTTTGTGGAGAAAAATGGTCTATATTCTGTTCGTagttgttag